One genomic region from Jilunia laotingensis encodes:
- a CDS encoding DUF3823 domain-containing protein, protein MKKLYYIFSLSALLLSSCGYFEYDNYEAPNSGLEGTVVDKKTNEPLQGEAANSYKIEYYELSWEEAGHANTQSQFFWGKADGTFQNTKIFSGKYRITLKEGAFYAPEPEVVYLEKDKLTKLHYSVTPYARVNINEIALAGSKQNNLEIKYTIEDTEKEIDTEGIDEDLYTLSEAQVFISSKSPNVGVNNSETKYTIKAKKEFSRGDYEPGVPFQVVEKNVKKLSPGKYWVRIGIRTGNPQKRYNFSPVQEIVVPEVDTEN, encoded by the coding sequence ATGAAAAAGTTATATTATATTTTTAGTCTATCTGCATTGCTCCTTTCTTCTTGTGGATATTTTGAATATGATAATTATGAAGCTCCGAATTCCGGTTTGGAAGGAACTGTAGTCGATAAAAAGACAAACGAACCTTTGCAGGGAGAAGCCGCCAATAGTTATAAAATCGAATATTATGAATTGAGTTGGGAGGAAGCCGGCCATGCTAACACTCAATCTCAGTTCTTTTGGGGAAAGGCAGACGGGACCTTTCAGAATACGAAGATTTTCTCAGGAAAATATCGTATCACTTTAAAAGAGGGGGCTTTTTATGCTCCCGAACCGGAGGTTGTATATCTTGAAAAGGATAAACTGACTAAACTCCATTATTCTGTGACGCCTTATGCTCGTGTGAATATTAATGAGATAGCGCTTGCTGGTAGTAAACAGAATAATCTGGAGATAAAGTATACGATTGAGGATACGGAGAAGGAGATTGATACGGAAGGCATCGATGAGGACTTATATACGCTGAGTGAGGCGCAAGTATTCATTTCCAGTAAATCACCGAATGTAGGGGTAAATAATTCCGAGACAAAATATACCATCAAAGCTAAAAAGGAATTTTCCCGTGGAGATTATGAGCCGGGTGTACCGTTCCAGGTTGTAGAAAAAAATGTCAAGAAACTGTCTCCCGGAAAGTATTGGGTTCGTATTGGAATCCGTACCGGCAACCCTCAGAAGAGATATAATTTTAGTCCTGTACAGGAGATCGTGGTTCCGGAAGTAGATACGGAAAATTAA
- a CDS encoding RagB/SusD family nutrient uptake outer membrane protein, which produces MKINKILVSFLTMVMSFSSCDYLDVPPINIMQDDAIFKSESGIKSYMTTLYYDLPIEDFRFTQQGFNVSGKGQGRLPNVSGEAMCHSSDDISTIGDGTWWGCWDYGKVRRVNYFLQNFPAYQKNFSGVLGNAWLGEAYFIRAYYYFAMVKRYGGVPILKEPQEYTGDIEVLKVPRNTEKECYDFIAEDLDEAARLLPDNESLLGKGRATKYAALALKSRAMLYAGSIARYGKMDLNGLVGIEESLSDGYFKQAYDAVKEIEKSRKFSLYEKNADKEKNFAELFLAEDSPENIFVKYFQRNINAHGWDVYFVPYQYRGSGFSSNMNPTLEFVEMFERKDGTPANFAERARGAYFDDPSELFENMDARFGGSIIYPNAKFKGEACSIQKGLILEDGSKKEDAVDYEKAVYTAKDGKVYHIVGKSGCGNYSGNMTGFFMRKYLNENLPTAEILESYSEQHWIDFRYAEVLLNGIEAAVEMGQHLDDALVWINDIRKRADIKQLSSSELTVDRVRHERRIELAFENQTYWDLRRWRIADKVIETKQYTGLCPYFDINKQKYVFEESAANKYYYTFSAKMYYERIPDGEIAKNGKLIQNPYYN; this is translated from the coding sequence ATGAAAATAAATAAAATATTAGTGTCATTTCTGACGATGGTGATGTCCTTCAGTTCTTGCGATTATTTAGATGTGCCACCCATTAATATTATGCAAGATGATGCCATCTTTAAGTCGGAATCCGGAATAAAATCATATATGACTACTCTATACTATGATTTGCCGATAGAAGATTTTCGTTTTACCCAACAGGGGTTCAATGTATCCGGTAAAGGTCAGGGACGTTTGCCCAATGTTTCCGGTGAAGCGATGTGTCATTCTTCGGATGATATTTCTACCATTGGTGACGGAACTTGGTGGGGATGTTGGGATTATGGAAAAGTGCGCCGTGTCAATTATTTCCTTCAGAACTTTCCGGCTTATCAAAAGAACTTTTCAGGAGTTCTTGGTAATGCCTGGCTGGGTGAAGCATACTTTATCAGGGCTTATTACTATTTCGCAATGGTTAAGCGGTATGGCGGTGTACCTATTTTAAAAGAGCCTCAGGAGTATACCGGTGATATTGAGGTCTTAAAGGTCCCGAGAAATACGGAAAAAGAATGTTATGATTTTATTGCGGAAGATTTGGATGAAGCGGCACGATTATTACCGGATAACGAATCATTGTTGGGTAAAGGGCGTGCTACTAAATACGCTGCTTTGGCATTAAAATCCCGTGCAATGCTTTATGCAGGGAGTATCGCCCGTTATGGCAAGATGGATTTGAATGGTTTGGTCGGGATAGAAGAATCACTATCCGATGGCTATTTTAAACAAGCTTATGATGCGGTAAAAGAGATTGAAAAGTCCCGGAAATTCTCTTTATATGAAAAGAATGCGGATAAAGAGAAGAACTTTGCAGAACTTTTCTTGGCGGAAGATAGTCCGGAAAATATTTTCGTGAAGTATTTCCAACGCAATATTAATGCGCATGGATGGGATGTATATTTCGTCCCTTATCAATATCGCGGAAGTGGATTCTCTTCGAATATGAATCCTACTTTAGAATTTGTAGAAATGTTTGAGCGTAAGGATGGTACACCAGCTAACTTTGCTGAAAGAGCTAGAGGTGCCTATTTTGATGATCCGTCGGAATTGTTTGAAAACATGGATGCACGCTTTGGAGGTTCGATTATATATCCGAATGCAAAATTCAAAGGAGAAGCTTGCTCTATCCAAAAAGGACTGATTTTGGAAGATGGTTCTAAAAAGGAAGATGCGGTTGATTATGAAAAAGCTGTTTACACGGCTAAAGACGGAAAGGTTTATCACATTGTAGGTAAGAGTGGATGTGGAAACTATTCCGGGAACATGACAGGCTTCTTTATGCGTAAATATTTGAATGAAAACCTGCCGACTGCCGAAATACTTGAAAGCTATTCCGAACAGCACTGGATTGATTTCAGATATGCCGAAGTTCTCTTGAATGGAATCGAGGCAGCCGTAGAAATGGGACAGCATTTGGATGATGCTTTGGTATGGATCAATGATATTCGTAAGCGGGCTGATATCAAACAACTTTCTTCATCGGAACTGACCGTTGACAGAGTCCGTCATGAAAGAAGAATAGAACTGGCTTTTGAAAATCAAACGTATTGGGATCTGAGACGTTGGCGAATTGCCGATAAAGTAATAGAAACAAAACAGTATACAGGATTGTGTCCTTATTTTGATATCAATAAACAGAAATATGTTTTTGAGGAGTCTGCTGCAAACAAGTACTATTATACGTTCTCAGCCAAGATGTATTATGAAAGAATTCCTGATGGTGAAATTGCTAAAAACGGGAAGTTAATACAAAATCCATATTATAATTGA